In Nicotiana tabacum cultivar K326 chromosome 19, ASM71507v2, whole genome shotgun sequence, one DNA window encodes the following:
- the LOC107794639 gene encoding putative ethylene response sensor 1 isoform X1 yields MMESCDCIEALLPNDDLLVKYQYLSDFFIAFAYFSIPLELIYFVHKSACFPYRWVLMQFGAFIVLCGATHFISLWTFFMHSKTVAVVMTIAKILTAAVSCITALMLVHIIPDLLSVKTRELFLKARAEELDKEMGLIIRQEETGRHVRMLTHEIRSTLDRHTILKTTLVELGRTLDLAECALWMPCQGGLNLQLSHNLNNLLPLGSTVPINLPIINEIFSSPGAIQIPHTNALARMRNTAGRYIPPEVVAVRVPLLHLSNFHINDWPELSARSYAVMVLILPMNGLRKWRDHELELVQVVADQVAVALSHAAILEESMRAHDQLMEQNIALDVARQEAEMAIHARNDFLAVMNHEMRTPMHAVIALCSLLLETDLTPEQRVMIETILKSSNLLATLINDVLDLSRLEDGILELENGTFNLHGILREAVNLIKPIASLKKLSITLALALDLPILAVGDAKRLIQTLLNVAGNAVKFTKEGHISIEASVAKPEYARDCHPPEVYPMPSDGQFYLRVQVRDSGCGISPQDIPFVFTKFAETRNTSNRSSGGEGLGLAICRRFIQLMKGNIWIESEGLGKGTTVTFVVKLGVCNHPNALPLLPMAPRGRLNQGSDDLFRYRQFRGDDGGMAVTVQRYQRSL; encoded by the exons ATGATGGAATCCTGTGATTGCATTGAGGCTCTACTGCCAAATGATGACCTGCTGGTTAAATACCAATACCTTTCAGATTTTTTCATTGCCTTTGCCTATTTTTCCATTCCGCTGGAGCTTATTTATTTTGTCCACAAATCTGCATGCTTCCCATACAGATGGGTCCTCATGCAGTTTGGCGCTTTTATTGTTCTCTGTGGAGCAACTCATTTTATTAGCTTGTGGACATTCTTTATGCACTCTAAGACGGTCGCTGTGGTTATGACCATAGCAAAAATTTTAACAGCTGCTGTGTCCTGTATCACAGCTTTGATGCTTGTTCACATTATTCCTGATTTGCTAAGTGTTAAAACGCGAGAATTGTTCTTGAAAGCTCGAGCTGAAGAGCTTGACAAGGAAATGGGCCTAATAATAAGACAAGAAGAAACTGGCAGACATGTCAGAATGTTGACTCATGAGATAAGAAGTACACTCGACAGACACACAATCCTGAAGACTACTCTTGTGGAGCTAGGTAGGACCTTAGACCTGGCAGAATGTGCTTTGTGGATGCCATGCCAAGGAGGCCTGAATTTGCAACTTTCCCATAATCTCAACAATCTATTACCTCTGGGATCTACTGTGCCCATAAATCTTCCTATTATCAATGAGATTTTTAGTAGCCCTGGAGCAATACAGATTCCACATACAAATGCATTGGCAAGGATGAGGAACACTGCTGGTAGATATATTCCACCAGAAGTAGTTGCTGTTCGTGTACCTCTTCTACACCTCTCAAATTTTCATATTAATGACTGGCCTGAACTGTCTGCTAGAAGTTATGCAGTGATGGTTCTGATCCTCCCGATGAATGGCCTAAGAAAGTGGCGTGATCATGAGTTAGAACTTGTGCAAGTCGTCGCAGATCAG GTTGCTGTCGCTCTTTCACATGCTGCAATTTTAGAAGAGTCCATGCGAGCCCATGATCAGCTCATGGAACAGAATATTGCTTTGGATGTAGCTCGGCAAGAAGCAGAGATGGCCATCCACGCTCGTAACGACTTCCTAGCTGTGATGAACCATGAAATGAGAACACCTATGCATGCAGTTATTGCTTTGTGCTCTCTGCTTTTAGAAACAGACTTAACTCCAGAGCAGAGAGTTATGATTGAGACCATACTGAAGAGTAGCAATCTTCTGGCAACACTGATAAATGATGTGCTAGATCTTTCCAGACTTGAAGATGGTATTCTTGAACTAGAAAATGGAACATTCAATCTTCATGGAATCTTAAGAGAG GCCGTTAATTTGATAAAGCCAATTGCTTCTTTGAAGAAATTATCTATAACTCTTGCTTTGGCTCTGGATTTACCTATTCTTGCGGTGGGTGACGCAAAACGCCTTATTCAAACTCTCTTAAATGTGGCGGGAAATGCTGTGAAGTTCACTAAAGAAGGTCATATTTCAATTGAGGCTTCAGTTGCTAAACCAGAGTACGCGAGAGATTGTCATCCTCCTGAAGTGTACCCTATGCCAAGTGATGGCCAGTTTTATTTGCGCGTCCAG GTTAGAGATTCTGGGTGTGGCATTAGCCCACAAGACATCCCATTCGTATTCACCAAATTTGCAGAGACACGAAATACATCAAATCGGAGTAGTGGAGGGGAAGGTCTGGGGCTTGCCATCTGCAGACG ATTTATTCAACTTATGAAAGGTAACATTTGGATTGAAAGTGAGGGCCTAGGGAAGGGAACCACTGTAACATTCGTAGTTAAACTTGGAGTCTGCAACCATCCAAACGCATTGCCTCTGCTACCTATGGCCCCTAGAGGGAGGTTGAACCAAGGTAGTGATGATCTATTCAGGTATAGACAGTTCCGTGGAGATGATGGTGGAATGGCTGTGACTGTTCAACGCTATCAAAGGAGTTTGTAA